A single genomic interval of Flavobacterium sp. N2820 harbors:
- a CDS encoding aldo/keto reductase translates to MNYTTLPNTQLKVSKICLGTMTFGNQNTESESHSQLDYAIEKGINFIDTAEMYPIGGNAQIFGSTERHIGTWIQKIGTSEREKLVLATKIAGPNRGMEYIRQPLDFSKNSIHEAVELSLKNLQTDYIDLYQMHWPERIMNMFQKRGVQELDPKWQDNIFEVLTVYDGLIREGKIKHIGLSNENPWGVMRFLMESEKHGLPRIATIQNPFSLLNRLYEVGLSEVGMRENVGLLAYSPLGFGFLSGKYLKGYPENSRMKLFPNFVRYTNENCFKATLLYKELAEANGLTLTQMAIAFVHRQQFVTSTIIGATTMEQLQENIQAFDTVLSDEIIAEIEKIQELIPNPAP, encoded by the coding sequence ATGAACTATACAACACTACCAAATACCCAACTAAAAGTCAGTAAAATTTGCTTAGGAACAATGACTTTTGGGAATCAAAATACCGAAAGTGAATCGCACAGTCAATTGGATTATGCCATTGAAAAAGGAATTAATTTTATTGATACTGCCGAAATGTATCCTATTGGTGGAAACGCTCAAATTTTTGGAAGTACTGAACGTCACATTGGAACTTGGATTCAAAAAATTGGAACTTCAGAGCGTGAAAAACTGGTTTTAGCTACAAAAATTGCAGGGCCAAATCGCGGAATGGAATACATTCGTCAACCATTGGATTTTTCGAAAAATAGTATTCACGAAGCAGTAGAATTGAGTTTAAAAAACCTTCAAACGGATTACATCGATTTATATCAAATGCATTGGCCAGAACGCATTATGAACATGTTTCAAAAACGTGGTGTTCAGGAATTAGACCCAAAATGGCAAGATAATATTTTTGAAGTGTTAACAGTGTACGACGGATTAATCAGAGAAGGAAAAATCAAACACATTGGACTTTCAAATGAAAATCCATGGGGCGTGATGCGTTTTTTAATGGAAAGTGAAAAGCACGGTTTGCCAAGAATTGCTACGATTCAAAATCCGTTTTCGTTATTGAATCGATTGTATGAAGTAGGGCTATCAGAAGTTGGAATGCGAGAAAATGTTGGATTATTAGCCTATTCTCCGTTAGGTTTCGGATTTTTATCTGGAAAATATTTGAAGGGTTATCCCGAAAATTCGCGCATGAAATTGTTTCCTAATTTTGTTCGTTATACTAATGAAAATTGCTTCAAAGCAACCCTATTATACAAAGAATTAGCTGAAGCCAACGGTTTAACGTTAACGCAGATGGCAATTGCATTTGTACATCGTCAACAATTTGTAACTTCAACGATAATTGGCGCTACAACTATGGAACAATTGCAAGAAAACATTCAAGCTTTTGACACTGTTTTATCAGACGAAATTATTGCTGAAATTGAAAAAATTCAGGAATTAATTCCAAATCCAGCGCCTTAA
- a CDS encoding DUF4234 domain-containing protein, which produces MEVTNQQETWNQPNNNIPVFKVDPIIVLLLSFITCGLYLIYWNIKVAEVVNAVSNKEVISTPVAVFSGCCLPVNLYFYYVLGKDGLPNVYKRTGELNKDQSTLLIILGLFFPMAAAMIVQGDINRLYN; this is translated from the coding sequence ATGGAAGTAACCAACCAACAAGAAACATGGAATCAGCCAAACAACAACATTCCAGTATTCAAAGTTGACCCAATTATTGTATTATTATTGAGTTTTATAACTTGTGGATTGTATTTAATCTATTGGAATATAAAAGTAGCTGAAGTCGTAAATGCAGTATCTAATAAAGAAGTGATTTCTACACCTGTAGCCGTTTTTTCAGGATGTTGTTTACCAGTAAACTTATATTTTTATTACGTTTTAGGTAAAGACGGATTACCAAATGTTTATAAAAGAACAGGAGAATTAAATAAAGACCAATCTACTTTACTAATCATTTTAGGTTTATTTTTCCCTATGGCAGCAGCAATGATTGTTCAAGGAGATATTAATAGATTATACAATTAA
- a CDS encoding murein hydrolase activator EnvC family protein, which yields MNQFFKILLFFFITSIAFAQTSEQQKLEQKKAQILKEIADNKARLESEKKKEKSVLKQITQQKNLINLRQKLLSATAKQTRLLSDDIYLTQLEMNKLNRELKVLREDYEKMIVKSYKSRNEQSRIMFVLSSENFLQAYKRIQYMKQYAGFRKMQGEEIKEKQQKLQQAEINLQNSKKEKEKVLVQTEKEKQELEKEKQEQERLVKLIQKDKKKYTAEINKKQKEAKEIDAKIKKIIADEIAAANKRNAAKTGTAAPKTGTAAASKFVLSAEGKVVSDNFKANKGKLPWPVVDGYISLKHGDQPHPVHKNLTIHNSGVEISTKPGSSARAVFGGEVLQVQVISANNKAVYIQHGDFITVYLNLSSVSVTKGQKVTIKQNIGKIHTDSSGSAVIKFLVLQNTTTLNPESWLNL from the coding sequence ATGAACCAATTTTTCAAAATACTTCTTTTCTTTTTTATTACTTCTATTGCTTTTGCTCAAACTTCTGAACAGCAAAAATTAGAACAAAAAAAAGCGCAAATTTTAAAAGAAATTGCAGACAACAAAGCACGTTTAGAATCGGAAAAGAAAAAGGAAAAATCGGTATTAAAACAAATTACCCAACAAAAAAACTTAATAAATCTTAGACAAAAGTTATTAAGTGCAACTGCAAAACAAACCCGTTTATTGAGTGATGACATTTATTTGACGCAACTCGAAATGAACAAATTGAATAGAGAATTAAAAGTTTTGCGTGAGGATTATGAAAAAATGATTGTGAAATCATATAAAAGTAGAAACGAACAAAGTAGAATTATGTTTGTTTTATCCTCTGAAAATTTCCTTCAAGCTTACAAACGCATTCAATATATGAAGCAGTATGCAGGTTTTAGAAAAATGCAAGGTGAAGAAATAAAAGAAAAGCAACAAAAACTACAACAAGCCGAAATCAATTTACAAAACAGTAAAAAGGAGAAAGAAAAGGTTTTGGTCCAAACTGAAAAAGAAAAACAAGAATTAGAGAAAGAAAAGCAAGAACAAGAGCGTTTAGTAAAACTAATTCAAAAGGATAAGAAAAAATATACTGCCGAAATTAACAAAAAGCAAAAAGAAGCAAAAGAAATTGATGCAAAAATCAAGAAAATTATTGCTGACGAAATTGCTGCTGCTAACAAACGAAATGCTGCAAAAACAGGTACAGCAGCTCCAAAAACAGGAACTGCTGCAGCGTCTAAATTTGTTTTATCTGCCGAAGGTAAAGTAGTTTCAGATAATTTCAAAGCAAACAAAGGGAAATTACCTTGGCCTGTAGTGGATGGCTATATTTCATTAAAACATGGCGATCAACCGCATCCAGTTCATAAGAATTTGACCATTCACAATAGTGGTGTCGAAATTTCAACAAAACCAGGTTCATCAGCAAGAGCTGTTTTTGGTGGCGAGGTTTTACAAGTCCAGGTCATTTCGGCAAACAATAAAGCGGTTTATATTCAGCATGGAGATTTTATTACCGTTTATTTGAATTTATCTTCTGTGAGTGTTACTAAAGGTCAAAAAGTGACAATCAAACAAAATATCGGAAAAATTCATACCGATTCTTCGGGTAGTGCGGTAATTAAGTTTTTGGTATTGCAAAATACCACAACACTAAATCCAGAATCTTGGTTAAATTTATAA
- a CDS encoding DUF4292 domain-containing protein has protein sequence MKYLLSAILIFFLIGCKSKQSVATAAANDTIEVSKIIKGHYANEHDFKTLSIRANAKYEDEKQSQSINAEIRIKKDEIIWINIKVLGFPVAKALITPTKVSYYEKINSTYFEGDFSMLSNWLGTDLDFNKVQNLFLGKSIDDLTKGKWVSEINEKLFKLSKPSDTAITKEFYFEAANYLLKKETIAQASQNRALEIKYPSHKLVEKMFLPNEINIKASQKDKVSIDIEYKNTTFNENLSYSYSIPNDYKAIEID, from the coding sequence ATGAAATACCTTTTATCAGCCATACTAATTTTCTTTTTAATAGGATGTAAATCCAAGCAATCTGTGGCAACTGCTGCAGCAAATGATACTATAGAAGTTTCAAAAATTATCAAAGGTCATTATGCAAACGAACACGATTTTAAAACTTTAAGTATTCGTGCCAATGCCAAATATGAAGATGAAAAGCAATCGCAATCAATAAACGCTGAAATTAGAATTAAAAAAGACGAAATTATTTGGATAAATATTAAAGTTTTAGGTTTTCCTGTAGCAAAAGCACTCATTACACCAACAAAAGTGAGCTATTACGAAAAAATAAACAGTACTTATTTTGAAGGCGATTTTAGTATGTTAAGCAATTGGCTCGGAACTGATTTAGATTTTAACAAAGTGCAAAATTTGTTTCTTGGAAAATCAATTGATGATTTAACAAAAGGCAAATGGGTTTCTGAAATCAATGAAAAACTATTCAAATTATCAAAACCATCTGATACGGCTATTACAAAAGAGTTCTACTTTGAAGCAGCAAATTATTTATTAAAAAAAGAAACGATTGCACAGGCAAGTCAAAATAGAGCATTAGAGATTAAATATCCGTCACACAAATTGGTTGAAAAAATGTTTTTACCTAATGAGATTAACATTAAAGCATCTCAGAAGGATAAAGTTTCAATTGATATTGAATATAAAAACACAACATTTAATGAAAATTTGAGTTATTCTTATTCGATACCTAACGATTATAAGGCAATTGAAATTGATTAA
- a CDS encoding tetratricopeptide repeat protein has product MIKKKHIVLFAFLLFSFGNYAFAQENPEDIALVDNQTEDNFYEALKQRGIENYDKAIVAIQKCLEKEPKNPAFLYELGKNQLDLKNYVDAEVSFKKAIEQDNKQRWYWNGLYDVYYQTKDFQKSIPVVQKLIEFDPNMREDLVSLYMNTNQKEKALALLKEMQASSHLTTTMEFYKLKLEESNEFAKPKKEVLEEAIKKNPKYEQNYIDLIVLYSSFNQEDKAFEVAKQLEKEIPNSDWAHVSLIKFHLNNNDGVNASKSMFKVLENEKIDLKIKHRIFNEFLIFAIKNPTFFNDVDTAIPYFDNDREIAVAKEVAKFFWKKGDLEKAIYYFEKAIKKNPEDIESIDYYLEVIYQKQDFQLLVKKATDFTEVYPTQASYYFYAGFGHNQLKNFKKAKELLENGLDFVVENKTLEANFYKQLIISCENLNDTAKKQLYSNKLKQTK; this is encoded by the coding sequence ATGATAAAGAAAAAACACATCGTTTTATTTGCGTTCCTGCTTTTCAGTTTTGGAAACTATGCTTTTGCGCAAGAAAATCCCGAAGACATTGCATTAGTAGATAACCAAACCGAAGATAATTTTTATGAAGCTTTAAAACAACGAGGCATCGAAAATTATGACAAAGCTATTGTGGCGATTCAGAAATGTTTAGAAAAAGAACCAAAAAACCCCGCTTTTTTATATGAATTAGGAAAAAATCAATTGGATTTAAAAAACTATGTTGATGCGGAAGTCTCATTCAAAAAAGCAATAGAGCAAGATAACAAACAGCGTTGGTATTGGAATGGTTTGTATGATGTATATTACCAAACCAAAGACTTTCAAAAATCGATTCCAGTGGTTCAAAAACTAATTGAGTTCGACCCAAATATGAGAGAAGATTTGGTTTCACTTTACATGAATACCAATCAAAAAGAAAAAGCATTAGCCTTGTTAAAGGAAATGCAAGCAAGTTCGCATTTGACCACTACAATGGAATTCTACAAACTTAAATTAGAAGAATCAAACGAATTTGCAAAACCAAAAAAAGAAGTATTAGAAGAAGCCATCAAAAAAAACCCAAAGTACGAACAAAATTACATAGATTTAATTGTGCTGTACTCGAGCTTTAACCAAGAAGATAAAGCGTTTGAAGTGGCAAAACAATTGGAGAAAGAAATTCCAAATTCCGATTGGGCTCACGTGAGTTTAATAAAATTTCACTTGAACAATAATGATGGGGTAAATGCTTCTAAATCAATGTTTAAAGTATTGGAAAATGAAAAAATTGATTTAAAAATCAAACATCGTATTTTTAATGAATTTTTGATTTTCGCTATAAAAAATCCAACATTTTTCAACGATGTTGATACTGCAATTCCTTATTTTGATAACGATAGAGAAATTGCTGTTGCAAAAGAAGTAGCAAAATTCTTTTGGAAAAAAGGCGATTTAGAGAAAGCAATTTATTACTTCGAGAAAGCAATCAAAAAAAATCCTGAAGACATTGAAAGTATCGATTATTATTTAGAAGTGATTTATCAAAAACAAGATTTTCAACTATTGGTAAAAAAAGCTACTGATTTCACAGAAGTATATCCAACACAAGCAAGCTATTATTTTTACGCAGGTTTTGGACACAATCAGTTGAAGAACTTTAAAAAAGCAAAAGAATTATTAGAAAACGGCTTAGATTTTGTAGTAGAAAACAAAACCTTAGAAGCTAATTTTTATAAACAATTAATTATTAGTTGCGAAAATTTGAATGACACTGCCAAAAAGCAATTGTATTCAAATAAACTAAAACAAACAAAATAA
- a CDS encoding 2-hydroxyacid dehydrogenase gives MNLSQIKILHIDSNHPLLWEQLQQAGFHNEADFSSSKQEIEAKIENYHGIVIRSRFKIDKTFIDKATNLQFIARVGAGLESIDCDYAVAKGVHLIAAPEGNANAVGEHALGMLLSLFNNLNKANNEVKSGQWKREANRGHELEGKTIGIIGYGNMGKSFAKKLRGFDVTVLCYDILPNMGDANATQVSLSELQEKADVLSLHTPWTIETDKMINADFIDKFKKPFWFINTARGNSVVTEDLVQALQSGKISGAGLDVLEYEKLSFETLFEGEKPAAFEYLLQAENVLLTPHIAGWTFESHQKLAQTIVDKIKNNYTN, from the coding sequence ATGAACTTGTCACAAATAAAAATTCTTCACATCGATAGCAATCACCCATTACTTTGGGAACAGTTGCAACAAGCCGGTTTTCATAATGAAGCTGATTTTTCTTCATCAAAACAAGAAATAGAAGCTAAAATCGAGAATTACCACGGAATTGTCATCAGAAGTCGTTTTAAAATTGATAAAACGTTTATAGATAAAGCTACTAATTTGCAATTTATTGCGCGAGTTGGTGCTGGTTTAGAAAGTATCGATTGCGATTATGCTGTGGCAAAAGGTGTTCATTTAATCGCGGCTCCAGAAGGCAATGCCAATGCGGTTGGTGAACATGCACTCGGAATGTTGTTATCTCTTTTTAATAATTTGAACAAAGCCAATAACGAGGTAAAATCAGGTCAGTGGAAACGAGAAGCCAATCGCGGACATGAATTAGAGGGAAAAACCATCGGAATTATCGGTTATGGAAATATGGGAAAATCGTTTGCAAAAAAATTGCGAGGATTTGATGTAACGGTTTTATGTTATGATATTTTACCCAATATGGGAGACGCAAATGCAACTCAAGTTTCTCTAAGTGAATTACAAGAAAAAGCCGATGTATTAAGTTTGCACACACCTTGGACAATAGAAACCGATAAAATGATAAATGCAGATTTTATTGATAAATTCAAAAAGCCATTTTGGTTTATTAACACCGCACGTGGAAATTCGGTAGTAACAGAGGATTTAGTTCAAGCACTTCAATCGGGAAAAATTTCTGGAGCAGGTTTAGATGTTTTAGAATATGAAAAACTTTCGTTTGAAACGTTGTTTGAAGGTGAAAAACCTGCAGCTTTTGAGTATTTATTACAAGCTGAAAACGTACTATTAACGCCACATATTGCGGGATGGACATTTGAAAGTCATCAAAAATTAGCACAAACTATAGTTGATAAAATAAAAAATAATTACACAAATTAA
- a CDS encoding lysophospholipid acyltransferase family protein, which yields MGLVTAKEVAKAINVDKYGVFGTFSGWLLMKVLKISALNKLYDRHKHLKDVEFLKAILDDLQIKFEIPEEDLKRLPKDGAYITISNHPLGGVDGILLLKLMLEREPNFKIIANFLLHRIAPLKPYIMPVNPFENHKDVKSSVIGIKETLRHLSDGKPLGMFPAGEVSTYKDGKLVVDKPWEEGAIKVIRKAQVPVIPIYFHAKNSRLFYFLSKINDTLRTAKLPSELHTQKDRVIKVRIGKPISVAEQNEYQDIEAYGDFLRKKTYMLSNAFEDESKINLPKLSLPKPPKQIAKPANQDQILEEMACLKKGDYRLLQSKNYEVYFVTADKIPNILHEIGRLREITFREVGEGTNESLDLDPYDKYYHHMFLWDEGAQCIAGAYRMGLGSHIYPKHGIDGFYLHELFRFEPELYDMMSKSIEMGRAFIIKEYQQKPMPLFLLWKGIVHTTLHFPEHKYLIGGVSISNQFSEFSKSLMIEFMKSHYYDPYIAQYVHPKKEFKVKLKDADKDFVFNETESDLNKFDKIIDELEPGTLRLPVLIKKYIKQNARVVAFNVDPLFNNAVDGLMYIRISDIPESTMKPVMEEFQAELERKEKG from the coding sequence ATGGGTTTAGTTACTGCTAAAGAAGTTGCAAAAGCGATTAACGTGGATAAATACGGAGTTTTCGGTACTTTTTCTGGGTGGCTATTAATGAAAGTACTAAAAATTTCTGCATTAAATAAGCTATATGATCGACATAAACATTTAAAAGATGTTGAGTTTTTAAAGGCTATTTTAGACGATTTACAAATAAAATTTGAGATTCCAGAAGAAGACTTAAAGCGTTTACCAAAAGATGGCGCTTACATAACAATCTCTAATCATCCTCTTGGTGGAGTTGACGGAATTTTACTATTGAAATTAATGCTTGAAAGAGAACCTAATTTCAAAATTATTGCAAACTTTTTATTGCATCGTATAGCGCCTTTGAAGCCCTATATTATGCCTGTTAACCCTTTTGAAAATCATAAAGATGTAAAATCAAGCGTGATTGGAATAAAGGAAACATTGCGTCATTTAAGTGATGGAAAACCTCTAGGAATGTTTCCAGCAGGTGAAGTTTCTACCTATAAAGACGGAAAATTAGTCGTAGATAAGCCTTGGGAAGAAGGTGCAATTAAAGTAATTCGCAAAGCACAAGTTCCGGTGATTCCTATATACTTTCATGCTAAGAATAGTAGATTATTTTACTTCTTATCAAAAATTAACGATACACTAAGAACTGCCAAATTACCAAGTGAATTACACACTCAAAAAGATCGTGTAATCAAAGTTCGTATTGGAAAACCTATTTCAGTTGCCGAACAAAATGAATACCAAGACATTGAAGCGTATGGCGATTTTTTAAGAAAAAAAACCTATATGCTTTCTAACGCTTTTGAAGATGAAAGTAAGATTAATTTACCAAAATTAAGCCTTCCTAAACCTCCAAAGCAAATTGCAAAACCAGCCAATCAAGATCAAATTTTGGAAGAAATGGCTTGTTTGAAAAAAGGTGATTATCGTTTATTGCAAAGTAAAAATTATGAAGTTTACTTTGTAACAGCTGATAAAATTCCGAATATTTTACATGAAATTGGTCGTTTAAGAGAAATTACTTTTAGAGAAGTGGGCGAAGGAACTAACGAATCGTTAGATTTAGATCCTTACGACAAATATTATCATCATATGTTTTTGTGGGATGAAGGTGCGCAATGCATTGCAGGTGCCTATCGTATGGGATTAGGTTCGCACATCTATCCAAAACACGGAATCGACGGGTTTTATTTGCATGAATTATTCCGTTTTGAACCAGAATTATATGACATGATGAGTAAATCTATCGAAATGGGTAGAGCATTTATCATCAAAGAATACCAACAAAAACCAATGCCTTTATTTTTACTTTGGAAAGGAATTGTACATACAACTTTACATTTTCCAGAGCATAAATATTTGATTGGTGGTGTGAGTATTAGTAATCAGTTTTCAGAATTTTCAAAATCATTGATGATTGAATTTATGAAATCACATTATTACGACCCTTATATTGCGCAATATGTGCATCCGAAAAAAGAATTTAAAGTAAAACTAAAAGATGCGGATAAAGATTTTGTTTTTAACGAAACTGAATCTGATTTAAATAAATTTGATAAGATTATTGACGAATTAGAACCTGGAACTTTACGTTTACCCGTTTTAATCAAGAAATATATCAAACAAAATGCTAGAGTGGTTGCATTTAATGTTGACCCACTTTTCAATAATGCTGTTGATGGATTGATGTATATTAGAATATCTGATATTCCTGAAAGCACCATGAAACCAGTTATGGAAGAATTTCAGGCAGAATTAGAACGAAAAGAAAAAGGATAA
- a CDS encoding exodeoxyribonuclease III, translating into MKIISYNVNGIRAAITKGFLDWLQQANPDVICLQEIKATEEQIPKIEIEAAGYPYQYYFPAEKKGYSGVAVLSKIEPKNVVFGTGIQHMDFEGRNLRLDFENLSVMSLYLPSGTNIDRLEHKFMFMDDFQNYINDLKKEIPNLVICGDYNICHQAIDIHDPIRNAKISGFLPEERAWLDGFMKSGFVDTFRHLNKEPHNYSWWSYRANARNNNKGWRIDYCLAAEPLKDKIQRALILPEAKHSDHCPVLVEIK; encoded by the coding sequence ATGAAAATCATATCATACAACGTTAACGGAATTCGTGCTGCCATTACAAAAGGTTTCTTAGACTGGTTACAACAAGCAAATCCTGATGTTATCTGTCTTCAAGAAATTAAAGCAACGGAAGAGCAAATTCCAAAAATTGAAATCGAAGCAGCGGGTTATCCCTATCAATACTATTTTCCTGCCGAAAAAAAAGGGTATAGTGGTGTAGCAGTTTTATCAAAAATTGAACCTAAAAATGTGGTATTTGGGACAGGAATTCAACATATGGATTTTGAAGGAAGAAATTTACGCCTAGATTTTGAAAACCTATCTGTAATGAGTTTGTACCTCCCATCTGGCACAAATATTGATAGATTGGAACATAAATTTATGTTTATGGATGACTTTCAAAACTATATAAATGATTTGAAAAAAGAAATCCCAAATTTGGTTATTTGTGGTGATTATAATATTTGCCACCAAGCCATTGATATTCATGATCCAATCAGAAACGCAAAAATTTCTGGTTTTTTACCTGAAGAGCGCGCTTGGTTAGATGGTTTTATGAAAAGTGGATTTGTAGATACTTTCCGTCATTTAAACAAAGAACCACACAATTACAGTTGGTGGAGTTACAGAGCCAATGCTCGAAATAATAACAAAGGCTGGAGAATCGATTATTGTTTGGCAGCCGAACCTTTGAAAGATAAAATTCAAAGAGCACTAATTTTACCCGAAGCCAAACATTCGGACCATTGCCCAGTTTTAGTAGAAATTAAATAA
- a CDS encoding DUF2752 domain-containing protein — MGITGAVLTLAIPFVLWLQNSNNSLDKEQSFCPLKATTGFPCPSCGITKSIVYFYDGNVLKSLSFHLFGPLVVGFCIFMIVLFLVEIKTNKTYFREWFYNRKLAYYLATFLIGYHIVRLILFVQENSWNDIVQQSIWK, encoded by the coding sequence TTGGGTATTACAGGTGCAGTTTTAACACTTGCGATACCCTTTGTTTTATGGCTTCAAAACAGTAATAATTCGTTAGATAAAGAGCAATCGTTTTGCCCATTAAAAGCAACTACAGGTTTTCCATGTCCATCCTGTGGAATCACAAAATCAATTGTTTATTTTTATGATGGAAACGTATTGAAAAGTTTAAGTTTTCATCTGTTTGGACCATTAGTTGTTGGGTTTTGTATCTTTATGATTGTACTGTTTTTAGTTGAAATTAAAACAAATAAAACCTATTTTAGAGAATGGTTTTACAACCGAAAATTAGCGTATTACTTAGCTACATTTTTGATAGGATATCACATTGTAAGATTAATTCTTTTTGTACAAGAAAATTCATGGAATGATATTGTGCAACAAAGTATTTGGAAATAA
- a CDS encoding OmpA family protein, with translation MIRKFALACVVLSLTTSCVSKKIYQDLENKYADLKKEHNALSDENTTLKTDKNQLELDKSNLQTELDKTKAERDKLASDYASTKKSLDNLKSSYAALEKDSNAALEANINKNRQLLAELEAKQKALTAEQDRLNKLKKDLEASSTRLAELEKMMADKEAALKKLKETLSKSLKAFEGKGLTIENRNGKIYVSMENKLLFESGSWTVGAEGKKAVDLVGKVLGDNPDISVLIEGHTDDDKITGTIGGGVENNWDLSTKRATAIVNILSQNKAIDKRNLTAAGRGEYAPLMSNETAEGKAKNRRIEIILTPKLDEISKMLNEL, from the coding sequence ATGATTAGAAAATTTGCCCTTGCCTGCGTAGTTTTAAGTTTAACTACTTCATGTGTTTCTAAAAAAATCTATCAAGATTTAGAAAATAAATATGCTGATTTAAAGAAGGAGCACAACGCTTTATCAGATGAAAATACGACTTTAAAAACCGATAAAAATCAGTTAGAATTAGATAAAAGTAACTTACAAACGGAATTAGATAAAACCAAAGCTGAGCGCGACAAACTTGCATCAGATTATGCTTCTACTAAAAAAAGTTTAGATAACTTAAAATCTTCTTATGCTGCTCTTGAAAAAGATAGCAATGCTGCTCTAGAAGCAAATATCAATAAAAACAGACAATTACTAGCAGAGTTAGAAGCAAAACAAAAAGCGTTGACAGCAGAACAAGATCGATTGAATAAATTGAAAAAAGATTTAGAAGCATCATCCACTCGTTTGGCCGAATTAGAAAAAATGATGGCAGACAAAGAGGCTGCTCTAAAAAAATTGAAAGAAACTTTATCAAAATCGTTAAAGGCATTTGAAGGTAAAGGTTTAACCATTGAAAATAGAAATGGAAAAATTTATGTTTCGATGGAAAACAAGTTACTTTTCGAATCGGGAAGTTGGACAGTGGGTGCTGAAGGTAAAAAAGCCGTGGATTTAGTAGGTAAAGTTTTAGGAGATAATCCAGACATTTCTGTATTAATTGAAGGACATACAGATGATGATAAAATTACTGGAACTATTGGTGGTGGAGTTGAAAATAACTGGGATTTATCTACAAAACGTGCCACAGCTATTGTAAACATTTTATCACAAAACAAAGCTATTGACAAGCGCAACTTAACTGCTGCTGGACGTGGTGAATATGCACCTTTAATGAGTAATGAAACCGCTGAAGGAAAAGCAAAAAACAGAAGAATCGAAATCATCTTAACGCCTAAGTTAGATGAAATTTCTAAAATGTTGAATGAACTATAA